A region from the Microbacterium sp. NC79 genome encodes:
- a CDS encoding DUF1801 domain-containing protein, whose amino-acid sequence MNPTGGSVDEFIAAVPSAVRQRDALTLLEMMRDISGREPQMWGTIVGFGSCHYEYPTGGSGDMPLIAFSPRAASMSVYLMDTSDHVAELAQVGPHTVGKSCLYLKNLDKNNLDVLRTIITDSFNRVVSEETSYGTIRVDA is encoded by the coding sequence ATGAACCCGACCGGTGGTTCCGTCGACGAGTTCATCGCCGCGGTTCCGTCTGCCGTTCGTCAACGTGATGCCCTCACCCTGCTCGAGATGATGCGCGATATCTCCGGCCGTGAGCCCCAAATGTGGGGAACGATCGTCGGCTTCGGCTCGTGCCACTATGAGTACCCGACGGGCGGCTCCGGCGACATGCCGCTGATCGCGTTCTCGCCCCGCGCCGCGTCGATGAGCGTGTATCTGATGGACACGTCTGACCACGTCGCCGAGCTCGCGCAGGTTGGTCCGCACACCGTCGGCAAGTCGTGCCTGTACCTGAAGAACCTCGACAAAAACAACCTCGACGTGCTGCGCACCATCATTACCGATTCGTTCAATCGGGTTGTCTCTGAAGAGACGAGCTACGGAACCATTCGCGTCGACGCGTAG